A single window of Pontiella agarivorans DNA harbors:
- a CDS encoding inorganic pyrophosphatase, which yields MAFPKTFYRWRPHPWHGLEAHEGIEGVVNAYIEMTEFDAVKYEVDKTTGYLRVDRPQLTSSMTPTLYGFIPQTYCASRVQDLSPTSVKGDGDPLDICVITERPINRGEVILRARVIGGMQMVDSGEADDKIIAVLDNDQFWEDAKDINDVSHALLERLRHYFETYKLVPGQPSDVNIPEIYGREHALKVIAASMEDYIEEYG from the coding sequence ATGGCATTCCCGAAAACATTCTACCGCTGGCGGCCGCACCCCTGGCATGGTCTTGAAGCCCATGAAGGTATTGAAGGTGTGGTTAATGCCTACATTGAAATGACCGAATTTGATGCGGTGAAATATGAAGTGGATAAAACCACCGGATATCTCCGGGTGGACCGACCGCAGCTCACCTCTTCCATGACCCCCACCCTCTATGGATTTATTCCTCAGACCTATTGTGCTTCCCGGGTGCAGGACCTCTCCCCTACATCGGTTAAAGGCGACGGCGATCCGCTCGACATCTGCGTCATCACCGAACGTCCCATTAATCGCGGCGAAGTAATTCTCCGCGCACGGGTCATCGGCGGCATGCAGATGGTTGACAGCGGCGAAGCCGACGACAAAATCATCGCCGTGCTCGATAACGACCAGTTCTGGGAAGATGCGAAGGATATAAACGATGTTTCCCATGCCCTGCTGGAACGCCTGCGCCACTATTTTGAAACCTATAAACTGGTTCCGGGCCAGCCGTCCGATGTCAACATTCCGGAAATCTACGGACGCGAACATGCCCTCAAAGTCATCGCGGCCTCCATGGAAGACTACATCGAGGAATACGGCTAA
- the atpA gene encoding F0F1 ATP synthase subunit alpha has protein sequence MDIKPDEVSAILKQQLRDFSGQAIDYEVGTVLSVGDGIARVHGLSSVMSGELVEFSNGMKGMALNLEEDNVGVAIFGSDSGIKEGDHVKRTEQIASVPAGDALTGRVVDALGVPIDGGPALHDIEYRQIEVKAPGIIDRQDVNEPMQTGIKVIDALTPVGRGQRELIIGDRKTGKTALAIDTIINQRGEDVHCFYVAIGQKRSTVVQVAETLRSHGAMEYTTIISATASDPAPMQFLAPFSGTAMAEVYRDSGKHALIIYDDLTKQAQAYRQLSLLLRRPPGREAYPGDVFYLHSRLLERSAKMSAEKGGGSLTSLPIIETQDGDVSAYIPTNVISITDGQIFLESDLFNSGQRPAINPGLSVSRVGGDAQIKAMKQTAGTLRLDLAQYRELAAFSQFASDLDESTRKLLERGERLMEIIKQGVHVPLEVAKQIVIIYAGTNGFLDDIPVAEVGAFEAALYEAMDSNYADVLRRIREEKAMNDDLKEDLRAALEAFKKTYTA, from the coding sequence ATAGATATCAAGCCAGACGAAGTGTCAGCGATTCTGAAGCAGCAGCTTCGGGACTTCAGTGGACAGGCTATTGATTATGAAGTGGGCACAGTGCTCAGCGTGGGGGACGGAATTGCCCGCGTGCACGGTCTTTCCAGTGTGATGTCCGGCGAGCTGGTTGAATTTTCCAACGGCATGAAAGGTATGGCACTCAACCTCGAAGAGGATAACGTTGGGGTGGCCATTTTCGGGAGTGATTCCGGAATTAAAGAAGGCGACCACGTGAAACGTACCGAACAGATTGCTTCGGTTCCGGCGGGCGATGCTCTGACCGGCCGCGTGGTGGATGCGCTGGGGGTTCCGATCGACGGCGGCCCTGCGCTGCATGACATTGAATACCGCCAGATTGAGGTGAAAGCTCCGGGCATTATCGATCGTCAGGATGTGAATGAACCGATGCAGACCGGGATCAAAGTCATTGATGCATTGACGCCCGTCGGACGTGGTCAGCGTGAGTTGATTATCGGTGACCGGAAAACCGGTAAAACGGCTTTGGCGATCGATACGATAATCAATCAGCGCGGCGAAGATGTGCACTGTTTCTATGTTGCCATCGGCCAGAAGCGTTCCACCGTCGTTCAAGTGGCGGAAACATTGCGCAGCCACGGGGCGATGGAATACACGACCATTATTTCCGCCACGGCTTCTGATCCGGCGCCGATGCAGTTCCTGGCCCCGTTTTCCGGCACGGCGATGGCCGAGGTTTATCGCGACAGTGGCAAACACGCTCTGATTATTTATGACGACCTCACAAAACAGGCGCAGGCCTATCGTCAGCTTTCATTGCTGCTTCGCCGCCCGCCGGGACGTGAGGCCTATCCGGGCGATGTCTTTTATTTACATTCCCGTCTGCTGGAACGCTCCGCGAAAATGAGCGCGGAAAAGGGCGGCGGAAGTCTGACTTCGCTGCCGATCATTGAAACGCAGGACGGCGACGTTTCGGCGTATATTCCGACCAATGTGATTTCGATTACAGACGGGCAGATTTTCCTGGAGTCGGATCTGTTTAATTCCGGTCAGCGTCCGGCCATTAACCCGGGGCTGTCGGTTTCCCGCGTCGGCGGCGATGCGCAGATCAAGGCCATGAAACAGACGGCCGGCACGTTGCGCTTGGACCTGGCCCAGTATCGCGAGCTGGCGGCCTTTTCCCAGTTTGCTTCGGACCTCGATGAATCAACCCGCAAACTGCTGGAACGGGGGGAGCGCCTGATGGAAATCATTAAGCAGGGCGTACATGTCCCGCTTGAAGTGGCGAAACAGATTGTGATTATTTATGCCGGAACGAACGGATTCCTGGATGATATTCCGGTGGCCGAAGTGGGGGCGTTTGAGGCCGCATTGTATGAAGCGATGGATTCAAATTATGCCGATGTCCTGCGCCGGATCCGGGAAGAAAAGGCTATGAATGATGATTTGAAAGAAGATCTTCGGGCCGCGCTGGAAGCATTTAAAAAAACCTACACCGCATAG
- a CDS encoding AtpZ/AtpI family protein: MIKSFKEDGTTFEERRRTGAAVGFGTSFAAGMVIFGLGGHWLDTRYNKEPLFTLIGIALGLFYGAYEIWKLILMMNRQNAEMEMSANDEKECRK, encoded by the coding sequence ATGATTAAATCGTTTAAAGAGGATGGAACGACGTTTGAGGAACGCAGGCGGACCGGTGCGGCCGTCGGCTTCGGGACCTCGTTTGCTGCCGGGATGGTGATTTTCGGGCTTGGCGGTCATTGGCTGGATACCCGGTACAACAAAGAACCGCTTTTTACCCTGATTGGGATCGCGTTGGGCCTTTTTTATGGCGCCTATGAAATCTGGAAACTGATTTTAATGATGAATCGGCAGAACGCTGAGATGGAAATGAGTGCAAATGATGAGAAGGAATGCCGTAAATGA
- the atpC gene encoding ATP synthase F1 subunit epsilon encodes MALFPVQIISPEGTIWSGTVKAVLAVGIDGSFGVMANHRPMIAALVPGAFKMQEESGGALHYAVGEGILEVRDDKRVVLLVDYAEPCESAEEAKVKAKELQHML; translated from the coding sequence ATGGCCCTGTTTCCTGTACAGATTATCAGCCCTGAAGGCACCATTTGGTCCGGCACAGTGAAAGCGGTCCTTGCGGTCGGAATCGATGGTTCGTTCGGCGTTATGGCAAACCATCGGCCGATGATTGCCGCATTGGTTCCGGGAGCATTTAAAATGCAGGAAGAAAGCGGCGGGGCACTGCACTATGCCGTCGGTGAAGGGATTCTTGAGGTTCGCGATGACAAACGGGTTGTCCTGCTGGTCGACTATGCCGAACCGTGCGAATCCGCCGAAGAGGCCAAGGTGAAAGCCAAAGAACTGCAGCACATGCTGTAA
- a CDS encoding HU family DNA-binding protein, with the protein MGKPMTKSQIIAAVAEKADISKAQAKDALEGLAELAYEGAADGFTIPGIGKLVKVDRAARQGRNPATGETIQIPAKTVLKFRIAKAAKDAVL; encoded by the coding sequence ATGGGAAAACCTATGACCAAATCGCAAATCATCGCAGCCGTTGCTGAAAAAGCAGACATTTCTAAAGCCCAGGCCAAAGACGCCCTCGAAGGCCTCGCCGAACTCGCTTATGAAGGTGCCGCTGACGGCTTCACCATCCCGGGCATCGGTAAACTGGTTAAAGTTGACCGCGCAGCACGTCAGGGCCGCAACCCGGCCACCGGCGAAACCATTCAGATTCCGGCTAAAACCGTGCTGAAATTCCGCATTGCGAAGGCTGCCAAAGACGCAGTACTCTAA
- the atpG gene encoding ATP synthase F1 subunit gamma: protein MASIKEYNRKLSSLKNTVKITKTMKMVSASKLRRAQEAENRAKDYAHEVNNLIYRVAGSVEEEMHPLLMPHAEAKKVLLLVFSSDKGLCGGFNNTLIKHVERQCTALEAEGKEVSMAFCGRRGFLHFGKRAPVFKNYAGVTAAPNSRDAAEIAEELEAAFVNGDIDEVHMIYNHFVSPLSQVPQMDRLMPLPMSTLEDHDQVDEIREDDFISEPPLSELLERLIPRLVVFKVFYALLENAAGEHGARMTAMDNATTNANKMIDEYTLLRNRARQAAITTELIEIISGAEAL from the coding sequence ATGGCGAGCATTAAGGAATATAACCGCAAACTCAGCAGCCTGAAGAATACGGTTAAGATCACCAAAACCATGAAAATGGTTTCGGCGAGTAAACTGCGCCGTGCCCAGGAAGCGGAAAACCGGGCTAAGGATTACGCACATGAAGTGAATAATCTGATCTACCGTGTGGCGGGTTCAGTGGAAGAGGAGATGCATCCGCTGCTGATGCCGCATGCTGAAGCAAAGAAAGTTCTGTTGCTGGTTTTTTCTTCCGATAAGGGATTGTGCGGCGGGTTTAATAACACACTGATCAAACATGTTGAAAGGCAGTGCACCGCGCTTGAAGCCGAAGGCAAAGAGGTCAGCATGGCATTCTGCGGCCGTCGCGGTTTTCTGCACTTCGGGAAGCGGGCCCCGGTTTTTAAAAACTATGCCGGCGTAACAGCCGCCCCGAATTCGCGCGATGCTGCTGAAATAGCCGAGGAACTTGAAGCCGCATTTGTGAACGGCGATATCGATGAAGTGCACATGATTTACAACCATTTTGTCAGCCCGCTTTCGCAGGTTCCGCAGATGGACCGGCTGATGCCGCTTCCGATGTCTACATTGGAAGACCATGATCAGGTGGATGAAATCCGGGAAGATGATTTTATTTCGGAACCGCCGCTTTCAGAGCTGCTGGAACGGCTGATCCCGAGGCTGGTGGTTTTCAAGGTCTTTTATGCCCTGTTGGAAAACGCAGCCGGCGAACATGGTGCGCGAATGACCGCAATGGATAACGCGACAACCAATGCGAATAAGATGATTGATGAATATACGCTGTTGCGCAACCGTGCGCGCCAGGCGGCGATTACCACAGAATTGATTGAAATTATTTCCGGTGCGGAAGCACTGTAA
- the atpD gene encoding F0F1 ATP synthase subunit beta, with translation MSSASPTGKISQILGAVIDVKFPEGHLPEILSALKLSNPSISDEPENLTLEVAQHLGDNTVRCIAMDTTEGLVRGAPVRDTGDMICVPVGTETLGRVMNLLGEPIDRAGPISSDSTSPIHREAPAFDQQDTADKMLVTGIKVIDLLAPYKKGGKVGLFGGAGVGKTVLIQELINNIAKGHGGYSVFAGVGERTREGTALYREMGEAGVMDKTAMVYGQMNEPPGARARVALSALTMAEHFRDEMNQDVLLFVDNIFRFTQAGSEVSALLGRIPSAVGYQPTLGTDMGALQERITSTKSGSITSIQAVYVPADDYTDPAPATTFAHLDATTELSRPISELGIYPAVDPLTSTSSILNPNIVGEEHYNVARGVQEILQKYKNLQDIIAILGMDELSEEDRLIVNRARKVQKFLSQPFDVAKQFSGIDGIFVQLEDTIRSFKEVLEGKHDDVPEMAFYMAGGIDDVLEKAKSL, from the coding sequence ATGAGTTCAGCATCCCCAACGGGTAAAATTTCCCAGATTCTGGGCGCGGTGATTGATGTGAAGTTTCCGGAAGGACACCTCCCGGAAATTCTTTCAGCGCTCAAATTATCCAATCCGAGTATCAGCGATGAACCGGAGAATCTGACGCTCGAAGTGGCGCAGCATCTCGGGGATAATACGGTGCGCTGTATTGCGATGGATACCACGGAGGGGCTGGTGCGCGGTGCGCCGGTTCGTGATACCGGCGATATGATCTGCGTGCCGGTCGGAACCGAAACCCTCGGCCGTGTGATGAATCTGCTCGGAGAGCCGATTGATCGTGCCGGGCCGATTTCCAGCGACTCCACCTCGCCGATCCACCGTGAAGCTCCGGCCTTTGATCAGCAGGATACCGCAGACAAGATGCTCGTAACCGGCATTAAGGTGATCGACCTGCTGGCTCCGTATAAGAAAGGCGGAAAAGTCGGCCTGTTCGGCGGTGCCGGTGTGGGTAAAACCGTATTGATCCAGGAGCTCATCAACAATATTGCCAAGGGTCACGGCGGCTATTCCGTATTTGCCGGTGTCGGGGAGCGTACCCGTGAGGGCACCGCACTTTACCGAGAAATGGGGGAAGCCGGTGTGATGGATAAAACCGCGATGGTCTATGGCCAGATGAATGAGCCGCCCGGTGCCCGTGCCCGTGTTGCGCTGTCGGCGCTGACGATGGCGGAACATTTCCGCGATGAAATGAATCAGGATGTGCTGCTTTTTGTGGATAATATTTTCCGGTTCACCCAGGCCGGTTCCGAAGTTTCCGCTCTGCTGGGCCGTATTCCTTCTGCCGTGGGCTATCAGCCGACGCTCGGCACAGACATGGGCGCACTGCAGGAACGGATCACGTCAACCAAGAGCGGATCGATTACTTCGATTCAGGCCGTCTATGTTCCGGCCGATGATTATACCGACCCGGCGCCGGCCACCACCTTTGCCCACCTGGATGCCACCACCGAATTATCCCGTCCGATTTCAGAGCTTGGAATTTACCCGGCCGTGGATCCGCTGACGTCGACGTCGTCGATCCTTAACCCGAATATTGTCGGTGAAGAGCATTACAACGTCGCCCGCGGTGTGCAGGAAATTCTGCAGAAATATAAAAACCTGCAGGACATCATTGCGATTCTCGGTATGGATGAACTCTCTGAAGAGGACCGGCTGATTGTGAATCGCGCGCGCAAAGTGCAGAAATTTTTGTCTCAGCCGTTCGATGTAGCCAAACAGTTCAGCGGGATAGATGGCATTTTTGTTCAGCTTGAAGATACCATCCGTTCCTTCAAGGAAGTGCTGGAAGGTAAGCATGATGATGTGCCCGAAATGGCGTTCTATATGGCCGGCGGCATTGATGACGTGCTGGAAAAAGCGAAGAGTCTCTAA
- the atpB gene encoding F0F1 ATP synthase subunit A, with amino-acid sequence MTNDIHLVEDLQHAAHETADRAHYVNQWVMHHVTDSGEWHTPLWSLHLPPWMSNNAVMLIVASLLLIISFGAFYRYQDRKAPRGWTNALEALVLFVRNEISIAYLGPKDGRKMAPLFLTFFFFILTCNLMGLCPLFSTATGNINVTFGLASVTFFFMVFGAMYVNGPIRFFKAFAPEGVPWPILIILMPIEMIGLVIKCVALTIRLFANMLAGHIVVFSLVGLLVTFGYWALPALGMALAINLLEVFIAFLQAYVFTVLSAMFIGEMYHPAH; translated from the coding sequence ATGACAAATGATATACACCTAGTTGAAGACCTGCAGCACGCGGCGCACGAAACCGCGGACCGGGCGCATTATGTGAACCAGTGGGTGATGCATCATGTGACCGATTCCGGGGAATGGCATACGCCGCTGTGGAGTCTGCATCTGCCGCCGTGGATGAGTAATAACGCGGTTATGCTGATTGTGGCCAGCCTGCTGCTGATTATCAGCTTCGGTGCTTTTTACCGTTATCAGGACCGAAAAGCCCCGCGTGGCTGGACCAATGCACTCGAAGCACTGGTTCTTTTTGTGCGTAACGAAATCAGCATTGCCTATCTCGGGCCGAAAGACGGGCGTAAAATGGCCCCGCTCTTTCTTACTTTTTTCTTCTTTATTCTTACGTGTAATCTGATGGGGCTGTGTCCGTTGTTTTCCACAGCGACGGGGAATATCAATGTCACGTTCGGGCTGGCCTCGGTGACCTTCTTTTTCATGGTATTCGGGGCCATGTATGTGAACGGGCCGATCCGGTTTTTTAAAGCATTTGCTCCGGAGGGTGTGCCGTGGCCGATTCTGATTATTCTGATGCCGATCGAAATGATCGGACTGGTGATCAAGTGCGTGGCGTTGACCATCCGGCTTTTTGCCAACATGCTGGCGGGACATATTGTGGTTTTTTCGCTGGTGGGCCTGCTGGTGACCTTCGGTTACTGGGCACTGCCGGCGCTGGGAATGGCGCTGGCGATTAATCTGCTGGAAGTCTTTATTGCTTTTCTGCAGGCCTATGTTTTCACGGTGCTGTCGGCCATGTTTATCGGCGAGATGTACCATCCGGCGCATTGA
- the murA gene encoding UDP-N-acetylglucosamine 1-carboxyvinyltransferase — protein MSKFIIQGGNSIGGTFHPRGNKNAVLPMLASCLLTDEPLILHNVPRINDVNVMLQLLDSIGVSVSLDNHTVTLCAKSLKTTDLSQELCSKVRTSILLAGPLVARHGSAVIHPPGGDVIGRRRLDTHFYGLRSLGAEITTDSAYRFKAGPLTAWPMVFDEASVTATENVMMAATLAAGESAIYNAACEPHVQDLAHLLNAMGAKISGIGTNNIIINGVEKLHGAEYTVQPDYIEVGSYIAASVVTGGSLTIPNAGEPRTLQVMQRAFSKLGVEWTRDGRDLIVPAQPSRTILPDEGHATPKIEDGIWPAFPSDLMSVCIVLATQTAGTALFFEKMFESRMYFVDHLMGMGANIIQCDPHRVVVIGPTKLRGGNLTSPDIRAGMAMLIAACCAEGESIIHNAQVIDRGYETIEDRLTALGADIIRTD, from the coding sequence GTGTCGAAATTCATCATTCAGGGCGGAAACTCAATCGGTGGAACCTTCCATCCACGCGGCAACAAAAATGCAGTCCTGCCCATGTTGGCCAGTTGCCTGTTGACCGATGAACCCCTGATTCTTCATAACGTCCCGCGCATCAACGACGTTAACGTCATGCTCCAGCTGCTCGACAGCATCGGCGTTTCGGTTTCGCTCGATAACCACACCGTAACCCTCTGTGCAAAGAGCCTGAAAACCACCGATTTAAGCCAAGAACTCTGCTCCAAAGTCCGCACCTCTATTCTGCTCGCCGGCCCCCTGGTCGCCCGACATGGCAGTGCCGTCATTCATCCGCCGGGCGGCGATGTCATCGGCCGGCGGCGACTCGACACTCATTTTTACGGCCTCCGTTCACTGGGCGCGGAAATCACCACCGATTCCGCCTACCGCTTTAAAGCCGGTCCGCTGACCGCCTGGCCCATGGTTTTTGATGAAGCCAGCGTAACCGCCACGGAAAATGTCATGATGGCCGCAACGCTCGCCGCCGGCGAGTCCGCCATCTACAACGCCGCCTGCGAACCGCACGTGCAGGACCTCGCCCATCTGCTCAATGCCATGGGTGCAAAAATTTCAGGCATAGGCACCAATAACATCATCATCAACGGCGTGGAAAAACTGCACGGCGCGGAATACACCGTACAGCCCGATTATATTGAAGTCGGCAGCTACATCGCCGCCTCCGTCGTCACCGGCGGCTCGCTCACCATTCCCAATGCCGGCGAACCCCGGACTCTGCAGGTCATGCAGCGTGCATTCTCCAAGCTCGGCGTCGAATGGACGCGCGACGGCCGGGACCTCATCGTTCCAGCCCAGCCGAGCCGAACCATTCTCCCCGACGAAGGCCATGCCACCCCGAAAATCGAAGACGGCATCTGGCCCGCCTTCCCGTCCGATCTGATGTCCGTCTGCATTGTACTCGCCACACAGACCGCGGGAACGGCCCTTTTCTTTGAAAAAATGTTCGAAAGCCGCATGTATTTTGTCGATCACCTCATGGGTATGGGCGCCAACATCATCCAATGCGATCCCCACCGCGTCGTCGTCATCGGCCCCACAAAACTGCGCGGCGGCAACCTCACCAGTCCCGACATCCGCGCCGGAATGGCCATGCTCATTGCAGCCTGCTGCGCCGAAGGTGAAAGTATTATTCACAATGCACAGGTCATTGACCGCGGATATGAAACAATTGAAGATCGACTAACCGCGCTCGGCGCAGATATCATCCGAACAGACTAA
- a CDS encoding PTS sugar transporter subunit IIA, whose product MNLKKVLSPETVWVDLKGDSKAGVIEEMVDRLVAAGKVDERDAVLNAVIEREAKMSTGMQNGVAIPHGKTDSVNELVAAVGVHKQGVDFDSMDGMPSHIFIMTLSPEKRTGPHIQFLAEVSRAISQPEEREKLLQAKTHGEMYELLTGK is encoded by the coding sequence ATGAATCTGAAAAAAGTGCTATCACCGGAAACCGTATGGGTCGATCTTAAGGGCGATTCAAAAGCGGGTGTTATTGAAGAAATGGTGGACCGCCTGGTGGCTGCGGGAAAAGTGGATGAACGGGATGCGGTGCTGAATGCCGTCATTGAACGTGAAGCCAAAATGTCGACCGGTATGCAGAACGGTGTGGCCATTCCCCATGGTAAAACCGATTCAGTGAATGAGCTGGTTGCGGCGGTTGGAGTGCATAAACAAGGGGTCGATTTTGACTCCATGGACGGTATGCCCTCGCATATTTTCATCATGACGCTGTCTCCGGAGAAGCGCACGGGACCGCATATTCAGTTTCTGGCCGAAGTCAGCCGTGCCATCAGTCAGCCTGAAGAGCGGGAGAAACTGCTTCAGGCGAAAACGCACGGTGAGATGTACGAGCTGCTAACCGGAAAATAA
- the atpH gene encoding ATP synthase F1 subunit delta: MQVTSVSRRYASALFDFAEEQHAKSEVRADCAAMAALFDESPDFSDFVLNPTIPPADAEQMLVNLFDAKAHPVTLQFLRFLVSRNRLAELRAVCEIFEEMTCDEQEIIKVNITAAHELTEQQLNALLVKLREQYQKEIEAEVDVDRSLIGGFKIKVGDHIRDFSLLSKLDQFEQSVIRA; encoded by the coding sequence ATGCAGGTCACGTCCGTTTCCAGGCGATATGCAAGTGCTCTTTTCGATTTTGCAGAAGAGCAGCATGCAAAAAGTGAAGTCCGTGCTGACTGTGCGGCCATGGCCGCACTGTTTGATGAATCGCCGGATTTTTCAGACTTTGTGTTGAATCCAACGATTCCTCCGGCCGACGCGGAACAGATGCTCGTGAACCTGTTCGACGCGAAGGCGCATCCGGTTACACTGCAGTTTCTGCGGTTTCTGGTTTCGCGTAACCGGCTGGCTGAATTACGGGCGGTCTGCGAGATTTTTGAAGAGATGACCTGTGACGAGCAGGAGATCATCAAAGTGAATATTACAGCTGCTCATGAACTGACCGAACAGCAGCTTAATGCACTGCTGGTGAAGCTGCGCGAACAGTATCAAAAAGAAATCGAAGCCGAAGTGGACGTCGACCGGTCACTCATCGGCGGTTTTAAAATCAAGGTTGGGGATCATATCCGGGACTTCAGCCTGTTGAGTAAACTGGATCAATTTGAACAATCTGTGATCCGCGCCTAG
- the atpE gene encoding ATP synthase F0 subunit C — translation MNTAVLGAGLVVFAAAFGIGWIGSAAMKAMARQPEAAPKIQTAMLIACALIEGVALFGAVICFLAN, via the coding sequence ATGAACACAGCAGTACTCGGTGCAGGACTCGTTGTTTTTGCCGCGGCCTTCGGTATCGGCTGGATTGGATCGGCGGCGATGAAGGCCATGGCCCGTCAGCCGGAAGCGGCTCCGAAAATCCAGACGGCCATGCTGATTGCCTGCGCCTTGATTGAAGGTGTTGCCCTGTTCGGCGCGGTGATTTGCTTCCTGGCGAATTAA
- the atpF gene encoding F0F1 ATP synthase subunit B: MADSAQNTEQPQGLAGIIEAHAVHEGDHHEGVNPMEISGGMVIWTWVLFAITLLALYKIAWKPILGALDKREEEIQESIDNAEKLREEIDGLEAFKAEQIGLAESEAKVIVESGRKAAHEQARVIEEKAHDAAQILTENATRDIESSRATAEEALRIESAKWARELAGKLIDANLDDEKNRALTDKLIQEL, from the coding sequence ATGGCCGATTCGGCACAAAATACCGAACAACCTCAGGGGTTGGCAGGGATCATTGAAGCTCATGCCGTGCATGAGGGAGATCACCACGAGGGCGTAAACCCGATGGAAATCTCCGGCGGGATGGTCATCTGGACCTGGGTCCTGTTCGCGATCACACTGCTGGCGCTGTATAAGATCGCCTGGAAACCGATTCTCGGTGCGCTGGATAAGCGTGAAGAGGAAATCCAGGAATCGATCGATAATGCCGAAAAGCTGCGCGAGGAAATCGATGGGCTTGAGGCGTTCAAAGCGGAACAGATCGGGCTGGCGGAGAGCGAAGCCAAAGTGATCGTCGAATCCGGACGGAAAGCGGCGCATGAGCAGGCCCGGGTCATTGAGGAGAAGGCGCATGATGCCGCACAGATCCTGACCGAAAATGCGACTCGCGATATTGAATCTTCCCGTGCAACCGCAGAAGAGGCGCTTCGTATTGAAAGTGCCAAATGGGCACGTGAACTGGCCGGTAAACTGATTGATGCCAATCTGGATGATGAGAAAAACCGGGCGTTGACCGATAAACTGATACAGGAGCTTTAA